DNA sequence from the Pedobacter sp. W3I1 genome:
TTGTTTTGATAAATCCAGGGCAGATAATGGTAATGTCGATGTTTTTGTCGTAAACTTCCGATCGGAGTGAATCGAAATAACCATGCAGTGCATGTTTTGATGCTGCATAGGTAGAGCGGAATTTCGTGCCGAATTTTCCAACAAGGCTGCTAATTACAACGATCTGTCCACCGCCATTGGTAATCATTAAAGGCAGAACCGCTTTGCTCAATACAACCGTTCCCCAAAAATTGGTGTCCATAATTTGTTGTTCTGTTTGCAGGTTGGTTTCGAGGGCTAAACTCCGCTGACTTACACCGCCGCTGTTGATGAGTAAATCTATTTTTCCAAAAATGCGGACCGCATCAGCAGCTTTGCTTTCAAGTGTAGTCGTTTCACTCAAATCGAATGGTAAAACATGTACATTAAAGGAGTTTTGGCAATTTCCTTTTACTCTGAACAGCTCATCGCGATTTCTTCCCGAGATGATCAGTTTATCCCCAGCTTTAAAATATTCATATACCAGGGCCTCGCCAATACCTGATGATGCGCCTGTAATCCAAACAATTTTTGACATATATTAAAATAATTATTGAATTAAAGAATGATTGAATGAGAGAATGGTTGGTTTCTGCGATAAAACAAATTCATTCATTCAAAACTCACTCATTCTCTAATTTGTTCTTCAATCCTTCTCAATTCACTCATTCATTTCCCACTATAAACAATTCTGAAGCAATATGATCGGCAAATAATTTTCCATTCTGGCTCAAACGAATGTTATCTCCTTCAATGATCAGCCAATCTTTATCCTCGAAATTTTTAAGGTTATGTTTTGTTTCTTCTAAAAAGTCTTTCCCAAAATCGGTATTTATTTTTTGTAAATCAGTTCCCCACATGGTTCTTAACGAAGTCATAATGTATTCGTTAAATCTGTCGTTTAAACTCAGTTCTTCAACAATTTCAGGGAGCTTGTTGTGGCCTAACGTTTCCATATACAGGGCGTTATTGGCGGGGTTCATATAGCGGTTCTGTCCATTAAAACCATGTGCCGATGGGCCTATGCCAATATAATCTATTCCTTTCCAGTAATTGGTGTTATGCACGGCATATTGATCTGGTTTGGCAAAATTCGAAATTTCATAGTGCTCAAATCCGACATCAACCAGTTTATCCATCAGAATTACAAACTGAGCGGCACTTTGGTTATCACTTACAGGAGTTTGTTTTTTATTTTTTATGGCATGAGCTAAAGCTGTGCGGGGTTCTACCGTTAAGGCGTAGGCCGAGATATGCGGAATCTCAAGCTCGATTGCTTTTTGGATATTGTTCAACCATTTTTGATCGGTAAGTAAAGGATAACCATAAATTAAATCGAGGGTTAGGTTTTCAAAACCGATATCCTGACTTCTTCTGATGCAATCTTCAGCTTCTTTTGCCTGATGCGCCCTGTTCATCCAGGTCAGATCTTCATCATAAAAAGATTGAATACCTACACTAAAGCGGTTAACGGGCAATTGTTTCAGCTCTTTTAACTTCTGGGCCGTTAAATCGTCTGGATTGGTTTCGATGGTGATTTCAGCATTTGCATTAACCGAAAATGTGTGGTTAATGGCATCGAAAATTTTTTGTAGTGCAGTTTGCGATAAGATAGACGGTGTTCCGCCACCAAAGTAAATGCTTCCAACTTGTCCGCTAATCCGATCCTTTTTCATTTTGATTTCCTTGCAGATGGCATCAACCATTTCATCAGCATATTTTAAAGAAGTGCTGAAATGAAAATCGCAATAGTGACAGGCCTTTTTACAGAAAGGAATATGAATATAGATACCAGACATTGGGGCAAAGATAGTGAAGTTAGATTTTCTTTATTGTCATAATATATGATCGGTGATTGCACTTTGAAATTACAACTAAGTTGTTTAGGTTTTTAGTAAAGTAATAGCTTTACTTTTTAGTTGTTTTTGTAAAGTAATAACTTTACTTTTGCGTTGATAAAGTAAGGTAATAGCTTTACTTTTAATGTTATGGGAAGAAAATCATTAATGCTGCAACAATTAAATGGCAAACTTTTAAGTTTTGCACCTTTGAGCCGAATAGCAATTCCACCGAGTGGTTGGATTAAAGCGATCCGGAATACGCTAGGTATGTCTATGCAGCAATTGGCTAATAAATTAATGATAAGTAAACAAGGAGTTTTAGACATAGAAAAAAGAGAGGTCGACGGTTCGATTACCATTAAGTCTCTTAGGGAGTTGGGTAGGGTTTTAGATATGGAACTGGTTTATGGTTTTGTGCCAAAAGATGGATCATTAGAGGCAATGATTGAAAAAAAGTCAAATGAAT
Encoded proteins:
- a CDS encoding mobile mystery protein A, which gives rise to MGRKSLMLQQLNGKLLSFAPLSRIAIPPSGWIKAIRNTLGMSMQQLANKLMISKQGVLDIEKREVDGSITIKSLRELGRVLDMELVYGFVPKDGSLEAMIEKKSNELATKIVLRTSNTMQLEDQGNSKERIEKAIKERTEEIKNEMPKILWD
- a CDS encoding SDR family oxidoreductase, producing MSKIVWITGASSGIGEALVYEYFKAGDKLIISGRNRDELFRVKGNCQNSFNVHVLPFDLSETTTLESKAADAVRIFGKIDLLINSGGVSQRSLALETNLQTEQQIMDTNFWGTVVLSKAVLPLMITNGGGQIVVISSLVGKFGTKFRSTYAASKHALHGYFDSLRSEVYDKNIDITIICPGFIKTNVTYNALTADGKPLNKMGDAHENAMTPAECARQIVQAVKNKKEEVYIGGKETRAVLLKRFFPKIFSKKVRMAKVN
- the hemW gene encoding radical SAM family heme chaperone HemW gives rise to the protein MSGIYIHIPFCKKACHYCDFHFSTSLKYADEMVDAICKEIKMKKDRISGQVGSIYFGGGTPSILSQTALQKIFDAINHTFSVNANAEITIETNPDDLTAQKLKELKQLPVNRFSVGIQSFYDEDLTWMNRAHQAKEAEDCIRRSQDIGFENLTLDLIYGYPLLTDQKWLNNIQKAIELEIPHISAYALTVEPRTALAHAIKNKKQTPVSDNQSAAQFVILMDKLVDVGFEHYEISNFAKPDQYAVHNTNYWKGIDYIGIGPSAHGFNGQNRYMNPANNALYMETLGHNKLPEIVEELSLNDRFNEYIMTSLRTMWGTDLQKINTDFGKDFLEETKHNLKNFEDKDWLIIEGDNIRLSQNGKLFADHIASELFIVGNE